TTCGAACGGCTCCCGTTCTTCGGCGTCGCCGGCGTCGGCTCGTTCGCGCTCGCGGCGCTCGCACTGTACCGCCGGAACGGGCGGACGTGAGCCTCGCTCGTTCGGCCGGCAACGGTCGCGCTGTCGACGTACGCGGCCGGCGTGAGCGCACGCGCTTCCGTGAAATCGCCCTTGCTATCACAAGCTTCCCCGCCTTGTCCGTGGGGCCCCTTGCGCGGACGTGACTCCCTCTCGACCGGCACGCGTCGCCGCCGTCGCCGCGTTGCTCGTGCTCGCCGGCTGCGTCGGGGGAGCGGTCGACTCTCGGGCCGGTCCCGACCGGGGCGGCGTCGGCGCGTCGGCGAACGCGACGGCGTCCTCCGCCACGACCGCTGCCGACGGAAACGGAACGCTGGAGGTCCATCACATCGACGTCGGCCAGGGGGACAGCACGCTCGTGGTCGGCCCGACGAACGAGACGATGCTGATCGACTCCGGCGACTTCACCGAGGACGGCAAGCGCGTCCTCGAGTACCTCGACGCCCGCGGCATCGACCGCATCGACTACCTCGTCACCACGCACGGCCACGCCGACCACGTCGGCGGCCACGCGGCGATCATCGACCACTACGAGACCGAAGAAGAGGGCGTCGGCGCCGTCTACGATCCCGGCCTCGCCGCGAGTACGCAGACCTACGAGGAGTACCTCGACGCCGTCGAGGAACACGACGTCACGCTCTACGAGACGCGCGCAGGCGACCGGATCCCCATGGAGAGCGTGAACGTCTCGGTCCTGGGGCCACCCGAGCCCTACCACGAGAGCGGTGACCGGAACGAGAACAGCCTCACGCTTCGCCTCCGGTACGGTGAGACGGGCTTCCTGTTCACCGGCGACGCCGAGGCCACCCACGAGGAGTACCTCGTCGAGCGATACGGGGACGATATCGGCGCGACGGCCTTCAAGGTCGGTCACCACGGTAGCGCGACCAGCAACACCGGGGCGTTCCTCGACGCGGTCGGTCCCGAAGTCGCCGTCGTCTCCAGCGCGTACGACTCCGAGTACGGACACCCCCACAACGAGACGCTGACGCGGCTGGCCGAGCGCGACGTCGACGCGTACTGGACCGCGACTCACGGGGACGTCCTCCTGGAGAGCGACGGCGAGACCGTGACCGCGTGGACGCAGGCGGAGGCCCCCACCGATCCGCGGTCGCTGTACGAGGGGGACCCGATAGCGCCCGACGCGTCCGGCTCCCTGGAACGGCGCGCGACCTACGAGGCCGACGTCGGCAGTGAGGTTGACACCCCGGTCGCGACCGACGGCGGAACGCCGACCGCGACGGTCACCGAGGCCGGTGACGGCGACCTGGCCGTCGCGGAGGTCCACGCCGACGCCGCCGGCGACGACCGCGAGAACCTGAACGACGAGTACGTCGTCTTCGAGAACGTCGGCGACGCCTCGCTCGACCTCTCCGGCTGGGAAGTGGCGGACGACGCCGGCCACACCTACGCCTTCCCCGACGGCGTCACGATCGATCCGGACGACAGCGTCACGCTGCACACCGGGAGCGGGTCCGACACCGAGACGGACCGCTACTGGGGGCAAGGGTCACCCGTCTGGAACAACAACGGCGACACGGTGATCGTCACGGACGCCGACGGCGATCGCGTCCTGACGGAGGCGTACTCATGACCGAGATCCCCGACGACAGATACGACGCGGTCGTGGACCGGATCGAGGACGGCCTCGCGACGATGGAACTGAACGGCGACGAAGGTCGATACGAACTGGTGGTCGACGAGGCGTCGCTGCCGGAGGACGGCCAGCACGAGGGTGCCGTGTACGAAATCGTGGTCGAGGCCGACCGGCTTGTCGACGCGTGGTACGACGAGGCGACGACGCAGGAACGGCGGGCGGACGCTCAGGACCGGTTCGATCGACTCTCGGAGCGGCCGCCGGGCGACGGCGAGTGAAGCGTCCCTGAAGGAGGGCTTCGAACCGCGCCGGGCCGTCGCTCTCTCGGCGGATTTGAACCGGAGCAAGATTCACTCCGTTCGTCTTCCTGGGTTCAAATCCTCGTGACCCACACAGCCGAAAGAGGCAACGAGAGCCATGAAAGGCTCTCGCGGTGTTGTTTTCAGCAGAAGTGGGTTGGGGCGTCCTCGCGAGCGGAGTGAGCGAGGGCTCGGGAGAGCAAAGCTCTCCCGGCGGATTTGAACTACGGTCGGAGCGACGCTCCTCCCTACTTCAAATCCTCATCGACCATTTTGACGACACGGACCGCTCGCTGGCGCTCGCGGTGTTGTGTCGTCAAAAATGGGTTGGGGCGGATTTGAACCGCCGACGTCAGGCGCTCACGCCGGCCAAATCAAACAGTATGGCCGTTCGCGCCTGACCGCCAAGTGGTGAAGTTGGGTGCATAACATGTGTGGATCACACGGGCGGGCACTGGGTTGAGAGTCAACAATGTCAAAAGACAACAGCCGAACCCAGATGAAGCCTGAACGGGCCGTAAACCGATACCTCACAGAAAAGAAACCGGAGTGGGCTGACTCATCGTACTACAACAACAGCTCTACTCTCAACCGATTCCTCGAATTTTGTGAGGAGGATGGCTTAGACAACATTTGTGAGATAGATGGCTTCCATATCTCTGACTTCAAGCAGTATCGACGCGAGAGCGGAATCAACGAAGTGACCCTCTACAATAACCTGAGTTCACTTCGGGCATTCCTCAGCTGGTGTAGCTCAATGGGGCTTGTCGAGTCGTGGATAGTAGACGATATGGTTCTGAACGAACCGGACGACAAGGTACGCTCCGAGATGCTGGATGCCGACCGTGCAGACCACATTCTCGACTACCTCGATAACTTCGAATACGCTACTCTTCGGCACGCTCTCTTTGCATTACTGTGGGATACTGGGATGAGACTTGGGGCAGCCCGCGCGGTCGACGTTGAGGATTACAACTCTACGGATCAGTACATTGAGGTCGCTCATAGACCGGACAAGGGAACCCCACTGAAGAACAAGCATGACGGTCAGCGAGAGATTAACCTGCACTCGTGGGCTTGCGAGATTCTCGACGATTACCTCCAGATGCATCACGAGGATGTGACGGACGACTATGGACGCACACCACTGTTCTCGTCTCGGCATGGCCGTATGGTGCGGTCAAACTTGCGGATGCACATACGGCGGCTTACGCGCCCATGTCACTACACAGGGGAGTGTCCCCATAGACGGGATCTGGATGAGTGCGAAGCAAACCAAGACTACCGCGCTGCCTCGAAGTGTCCTGGTTCAGTCAGTCCCCACCCTATCCGACGTGGAGCGATCACTCATTGGTTGAACGAAGGACACCGGAAGGAACTCATCAGTGAGCGGATGAATGTCTCCGTAAACACGCTTGATGAACACTACGATGCCCGAACTGAGTCGGAGAAGCGGAACCTGCGTCGAGAAATGTTCAAGATGGACTGAGGGTCAACACAGACACCCTTCGAGGACCGCAGTAGTCGGGGATGATACCAGACTGATCTGAAACCACACTCATCGAGGCTCTTCCAGCTGCGGGCAAAAGCTACGGTGTAGCCCAGTGGGCGGCTTACGAGCAACCTTTTGACTCAGTTGAAATATTATCGTTTAGTCATAATTGAGCGTGAAACCTCCGATACGTAGGTGTGCTCATTGCTCATGATCGTGAGGAGCATCCAAAACGTCCCCATGGTGTCTTCGACCCGCCCCTCGGTCAGACAAGCTTCATTGGTGATCTGCAATCAGTTCCTAAGAACCATCAGTCCGATACCGACCGCACCCGGGATAGTCAGGATGAGAATGACACCGGTCGAACACTGCACAAACGCCGCTATTGCACCCGAACTTGGTGGGGTAGATGAGAACGCAGACAGTCCTTTGGAACACTCAGCAATCAGCGGCAAAGCCGCGTCGGACCTGGCTGATGAAACCGGAATCCCAACGACGATAGCGACGAAGATTGCGACGGGGAGTAGCAGCAATTTCTGTGGGCTTAGCTTCATAAATTCTGCAGACCCGGCATGGCTTAAATAGGCGTCGGCTGAAGTAATCTCTGGACTCATGGTGCACTTTTTGTTTCAGGGAGACACAGAGGATCAGATGTTCCTTAGACTCTCAATACTGATCAAAAAGATCTGAAACCATCAGCTGCTGATGATTTCACCAGAGCCGCATATTCTGACCTGAGGAACAGTGCATAGAGGCAACGGTACTCCTCGGCTCAATGCATCTTTTGATGGACCTGATTCCCCAGTTTGAACACAGGCGATATTCCTTTCCGATTGGCTTAGAATATACGATACTCAGATTCTACCTAAAGGCGTAATTCGGTGCCGTATGGTGGTTCGCCACAGAATTGGGAAGCACCTTCATGGGTTCCAAACCGGGTGCAATAGCACTTCGGCCCCGTCTTGCGATTAACTACGGAAGGTATAGGAAGTGAGCGTATGGGTTGGGGCGGATTTGAACCGCCGACGTCCTCCGTGTGAAGGAGGTATCATAACCGGACTAGATCACCAACCCGCACCTGCGGCTAATCGGAGCGACGACTTAAGAATTGCCTTCCCTCACCGCGACGCCAACCGTTCACGGGCGGTGGTGACGGCGTCCTCGACTTCCCGTTCGACTTTCGCCCGGACCCGGTCGACGTCGGTCCGGGCCTTCTCCGCGCGGGTGGGTTCCGGTTCCTCCTCGCGGCCAGTCAGCTCGCGGGCTCGCTGTTCGACGGGCTCCAGTTCGTCGCGCACGCCCTTCAGGGCCATCTCGCCGGCGCGCTTGAGGTAGTATCGCGCGTCTTCGAAGTGCCGGTTCATATCTGTCCTTACGCAGGCAACGAATAAAGTCCTTGTGGCGACACCGGAAGATACTTGTATGTTTTAGGCAAACCTAAATCCGCCGGCGGGCGGGAGATACGACGACCGCACACACGTCTGCCGTGGTCCGCTGCAGCGCAGGCGTCGGAGGGTACGGAGGACGATCAGTGGAAGTCCTCCAGTGGCCGAGAGACGCGCCGGGCCGTCCGCCAGCCAGAATCGTCAGCCAGTTCCCCTCTCCGTGAGCATCGAGGGGTCCCAGCCAGGCAGTATCGGTCCCACCGCGTCGGGGACTTCCGTGGGCATCTCACCCCGACGCCGTCCCCATTTTCGCCAGTCACGAGTAGCTATAGTAGAAATTGAACGCAATGACACACTCGAGGGGCACCCGGAAGCCCCTCGACGTGTAAATCGTTTCAATTTCTACTATAGTAAGCGGCGCGAGGTTCGCCAGCGACGAGTACGCACATCGCGAGAAGCCGAACGGCAGAATCGCGAACTCGACGCGAGCCGGCGAAAGGCAGTCGAAGCCGAGAGGCGCGCCGATTACACCAGAAGACCGGCGGCGCTCTCTGCGACGGCGGAGACGCCGCCGAAGCCGAACAGGAGCCCGAAGGTGATCACGGCGGCCGAGACGATGGCGGTGTACAGTCCCACCGGGTAGTGGTCGATGTCGAACCCGCCGTCGACCGGGTCCTCGATCCACATGGCCTTGACGACCCGGGAGTAGTAGAACAGGCTGAGCGCGCTGTTGACGATCAGCGCCGCGCCCAGGATCCACGTCCCGGAGTTGACCGTCGCCATCAGCAGGTAGAACTTCGACCAGAAGCCACCGCCGATAGGCAGGCCGGCCAGGCTGAACAGGAAGACGGTCATGGCGGCACAGGCCAGCGGCGCCTCGCTGCCGAGGCCGTTGTAGTCCTCGAAGGTCCGGCCGACGTCCCAGTACTCGGCCAGGGCGATGAACAGGAACGCGCCCGTGTTCATGAAGCCGTAGACCAGGAGATGAGCCATGCCGGCGCCCAGCACCGACGAGTGGTCGGCGCCGCTGGTCAGCGCGGCCAGCCCGATCAGCACGTACCCGGCGTGACCGATCGAGGAGTAGGCCAGCATCCGCTTGACCCGCTCCTGGGTGGCCGCCGCGAAGTTACCGAGCGTCATCGTCGCCACGGCGAGCACCTGGAAGACGAGCACCCAGTCGATGGTGCCCGCAACGGTGCCGATGGGGAACGCGGTGACGAACACGCGGAAGCCGAGCACGAAGGCCGCGGCCTTCGACGCCGACGAGAGGAACGCCGAGATGGGCGCGGGCGCCCCCTCGTAGGCCTCCGGCGCCCAGTAGTGGAACGGGACGCTGGATGTCTTGTAGGCGACGCCGCCGATCAACATCATGATGCCGACGCCGAGGACGCTGGCCGGCGCGTCGCCGAGTGCCTCGGCCACGGCGCCGAACTGGAGCGATCCGGTAGCGGCGTACACCAGCGAGATGCCGTAAGCCATGATCCCGGAGGACAGCGCGCCCACGAGGAAGTACTTCAGGCCCGCCTCGACGCTACCCTTGTTGTGCTTGAGGAAGGCCACCAGCGCGAACGAGGGCAGCGAGGCCAGTTCGAGGCTGATGAAGGCCGTCGCGAGGCTGTTGGACGCCCCGAGTAGCGTCATGCCGGTCGCGGCCAGCATCACCAGCGAGTAGAACTCGGCCTGGTAGGCCAGCCCCTCAAGGTAGTCGTAGCTCGCCAGCACGACCAGGAACGCTACGCTGGCGACGATGAAGCCGACGAACAGCGCCATCTGGTCGACGATCAGCTGGCCGGCGAACAGGTCGACGACTCCGCGGCCGCCCTGCTCGGTCGGCAGGCCGGTTCCCGAGATCAGGTACCAGACGCTGGTCCCGGCGGCCGTGAAGGTCCCCAGACCGGCGATTCCGGCCAGCAGACCGACGTTTTCGGAGTCCGGGTCGATACTGTCGACGACGAAGAGGACGAGCGCCGTGAGGCCGAGCACCAGCGACGGCCCGAGCGCCGCCCACGTTGGGAGTTGCACCATCAGACACCACCTCCGACTTCGAGGATCGGGTTAACCGCGTGCTGGATCATCCGGTACGAGAGGTCCGGCGCGACCCCCAGTGCGATGACCAGCAACAGCAGGACTGCCAGCGGCGCCACGTCGTGTAGCGGGGCCGGGCCGACGTCGTAGTCGGTCTCCAGGCGGAAGGGCCCGAAGATCGACCGCTGCATCGCCCACAGCAGGTACCCCGCGACGATCACGATGCCGAACATCGCGGCCGCGGTGAACAGCGGCGCCGCGGTGCCCAGCGTCGGCGCGCCGAACGACCCGACGAACACCAGGTACTCCGCGGCGAAGCCGGACATCAGCGGCAGACCCATGTAGCCAAAGGCCGCCGACACGAAGATGCCCACCGTCCAGGGCATCCGGTCGGCCAGCCCGGACATGTCGCCCACCATGCGCGTGTGCGTCGTGTTGTAGATGACGCCGACGGCCATGAACATCAGCCCGGAGATCAGGCCATGGGAGATCATCTGGAACGTCGCCCCGCCCATGCCGTGGGGCGTGAAGGCGACCAGCCCCAGGATGACGTAACCCATCGACGAGATCGACGAGTAGGCCACGATCCGCTTGAGGTCGCGCTGGGCCAGCGCGAGCATCGCCCCGTAGATGACGCTGAGCACGCCGATCGCCGCGATGGCGTAGGGCATCCACGCGACGAGTTCGCCGCGCGCGACGTCACCCAGCATCGTGAAGTTGAACCGCAGCAGCGCGTAAGTCCCCATCTTCAGGAGGACGCCGGCCAGCATGACCGACACCGGCGTCGGTGCCTCGACGTGAGCGTCGGGCAACCAGGTGTGCAGCGGGAAGACGGGCACCTTCACCGCGAACCCGAAGAACATGGCCACGAAGGCCAGCACCTTCAGCGTCGCCGGCTCGATGCCGGCCAGCGCCGACAGCTCGCCGCCGGTCAGCGCGGCCGTGATCTCCGCCAGGCCCAGCGACGAGATGGAGTCGCCCAGACCGAACAGGAGGGCGAAGAAGCCCACGAACATGATCAGCGACGCCACGTTCGTGTACACGAAGAACTTGATCGCGGCGTACTTCCGGCGCGGGCCGCCCCACACGCCGATGAGGAAGTACATCGGGATGAGGACGCCCTCCCAGAAGACGAACCACAGCAGGAAGTCCAGCGCCGCGAAGACCCCGATCAGGCTCGTCTCCATCAGGAGCATCAGCCCGTAGAACTGGGACTGCCGGTCGTCGATGGGCGTCCACGAACTGATCAGCGCGAGCGTCGTCAGCACGGCCGTCAGCGTGAGCAGCGGCATGCTGACGCCGTCCAGCCCGACCGAGTACTGGACGGAGAATCCGGCGATCTCGAACCACTCGACGGTCTGTGCGAAGGCGGCGTCACCGCCGAGCAGGGCGTTCCCGGTGGTCTCGTACTGGGTCAGGTACACCCAGTACATGTACAGCGATCCGACTGCGGGGACGGCGCTGATCGCCGTCGCCACCTTGCCCGCATAGCGGTCCGGCGCCAGGAACGTCACGCAGGCGCCCAGGAACGTCACCGCGAGGAGGGCAGCGATCCACATTCAGAACCACCCCCCGAGGACGCCGAAGGCGACCAGCAACACGACCAGCCCCGTGGTCACGAGGAGCGCGTAGTTGGTCACCACGCCCGACTGGATCCGGCGGACGCGACCGCCGGAGAACAGACTGACGCTGCTGATCCCGTTGACCACGCCGTCGACCACGCCCTGGTCGAACTTGTCCGCGGCGCGAGCCAGTGGGTACGTGACGCCCGTCGCGAGCCACACCTGATACTCGTCCTGGTAGTAGTTGTGCATGAGCACCGTCTTGATCGATCCTAGCTTGTCCGTGTGTTCGACCGGCCGGTCGACGTTGTACAGCGACCACGCGAGGCCGACGCCGACCAGCGCCAGCGCCAGCGAGATCGCGCCGGGCACGAGCGCGCTCAGCCCGGCGGGGTGGACGCCTGCGACCTCCTCGAGGAGCACTTCGTAGTGGTGGGCGCCCGTCACGAACTCGGCCGGCCAGCCGCCTTCCTCGGGACCGAGCAGCCAGTCGTGGAGGAACTCGAGGTGGATCCCCGTCAGTTCCTGCACGGGAACCATGTTGATGAACCCGACCGTCGCGGCCAGGATCCCAAGCACGCTCAGCGGGCCTTTGACGTTCCAGCGGACGCCGTGAGGGCTCCGGGCCGTCTCGGTCCGGGGCTCGCCGTGGAAGGTCAGGAACACCATCCGGAAGGTGTAGAAGGCCGTGAACAGCACCGAGAGCAGACCCATCGCGTAGGCAGCGAGCATCACGGTGCCGAGGCCGCCCTCGGTGCCGATCCCGTGGTTCAGCGCCTCGTAGAGCACCTCGTCCTTCGACCAGAAGCCGGCGAAGGGCACGATACCCGCCAGCGCCAGCGACCCGGAGAGGAACGTCCAGTAAGTGACGGGCATGCGCTCTTTCAGGCCGCCCATCTCCCACATGTTCTCCTCGTGGTGCATCGCGATGATGACCGACCCGGCGCCGAGGAACAGCAGCGCCTTGAACACCGCGTGGGTCGTCAGGTGGAAGACCGCGGCGACGTAGCCGCCGGTCCCCAGCGCGAGCATCATATACCCGTACTGAGAGATGGTCGAGTACGCGAGCACCTGCTTGAGTTCCTGCTTGACGACGCCCATCGTCGCCGCGAACAGCGCCGTGAAGCCGCCGACCAGTGCGATGATCGCCAGCGTCGTCGGCGAGAGGGCGTAGAACCCGTACATGCGCGCGACGAGGTAGACGCCGGCCGCGACCATCGTCGCCGCGTGGATCAGCGCCGAGACCGGGGTCGGACCCTCCATGGCGTCGGGCAGCCACGTGTGCAGCGGGAACTGGGCGGACTTGCCGATCACGCCGCCCAGCACGAGCAGCCCGAGGATCGTGAACCAGGTCTGGGGGTCGAAGCCGAAGAGGTTCAGCGCCTCGGTCTCGCCGTCGACGAGCGCGTGCTCGGCCAGCACCGGGAACGAGCCGTCGCCGGCGAACGCGCCCGTGCCGAAGGTGGCGAAGATGCCGGCGACGCCGACCAGGAAGAAGTAGTCACCGAAGCGAGTGACCAGGAACGCCTTCTTCGCCGCGCTCGGCGGGGCCTCCTCCCGGAAGTGGAAGCCGATGAGGAGGAACGAGCACAGTCCCACCAGCTCGAAGAACATGAACGCCATCAGGATGTTGCTGGCGTACACGAAGTTGAGCATCGAGAAGGTGAACAGGCCGAGGCCGGCGTAGTACCGCGGCAGGCCCGTCTCCCCCTCGTCGTTCATGTACCCCAGCGAGAAGACGTGCACGAGGAGGCTGATCAGCGAGACGATCAGCAACATCAGCGCCGTCAGCGGGTCGATCAGGATCCCCAGGTTCAGCGTGAGGCTGTCGATCCCGGTGACCCACGTGAACAGCGTCTCGTTGTACGTCTGGCCGCCGGCAACGGTCAGCGCGACCCAGGCCGACAGCAGGAGCGATCCGCCCGTCGCTGCGATCCCGGCAAGCGCGCCCCGCTTGGGCATGCGATTGCCGAGGAACAGCGCGACGAGGAACGATGCGAACGGGAGCAGCGCGATCGCGGGAGCGTAGTCGAATGCACTCATGTTACCACCTCATTGTCGCCGCCTCGGTCACGTCCACGTCCGCGAAGTTGCGGTACAGCACCAGGATGATCCCCAGGCCGACGGCGACCTCGGCGGCGGCCAGCGCCATCACGAACAGCGCGAACACCTGGCCGGTGAGGTTGCCGTACTGGAGCGAGAAGGCCACCAGGTTGATGTTGGCGGCGTTGAGGATCAGTTCGACGGACATCAGGAAGATCAGGGCGTTCCGGCGGGTCAGCACGCCGAACACGCCGATGCAGAACACCGCCGCCGACAGCAGGAGGTAGTACTGTGATGGGATCACTGTCCGTCACCTCCCTCGTCGTCGCGCTTGGCCAGCATGACCGACCCGTCCAGCGCCGCGTCCAGCAGCACGGCGATCAGGAGGAAGGCCGCGAGGAAGCCCTCGCTGGCGACCGCCGCGCCGTCGCCCGTCACGGCCGCGGGGTCGATGTCGAACAGCGCCGCGCCGATGCTGCGCACGATGGCCGCGTCGGCGCCGAAGCCAGTCGGCTCCGGGAACGACGCGTTCAGGAAGGCCGCCGCCATGACGACGAACAGCGCGACGGCGGCCAGCCCCGGCAGCAGCGTCGACTCGGTGCCGAGCTGGGGGCGGCTCATGTCGCCACCTCGAGGACGCTCTCGTCTTTCCGGGTGAGCATCACCGCGAAGGTGACCAGGATCAACACGCCGCCGACGTACACGAGGACCTGCATCGCAGCGACGAACTCGGCGCGCAGCATCACGTAGTGGACCGCGACGCTGAGCAGCGCCACGCCCAGCAGCAGCGCCGAGTGCCAGACGTCGCGCACGAGCACGACGCCCAAGCTGCTCGCGACGGTCACTATCGCGAACAGCGCGAACGCGATCGTCTCGTACAGTCCCATCATTAGTGGACTCTCCCGTCGGCTGGCTTTTGAATATTCCTCTTTCGTCTCGTCACAGCCGGGAAATGGCGCCGATACCAGCCCCTAACGAATCGAGCGTGCGCGAAACAAAACTGACCCCCGGTTACTGGTATAGTAGAAATTGAACGCACTGACACACTCGAAGGGCACCCGGGGCACCCTTCGATGTGTGAATAGTGTCAATTTCTACTATAGTCGATGTCGCCCTCGCCGATCCACGCGCCCCGGTCGGGCTCGCGGGACTGCAGCGGGTGG
This genomic interval from Halomicrobium urmianum contains the following:
- a CDS encoding MBL fold metallo-hydrolase; amino-acid sequence: MTPSRPARVAAVAALLVLAGCVGGAVDSRAGPDRGGVGASANATASSATTAADGNGTLEVHHIDVGQGDSTLVVGPTNETMLIDSGDFTEDGKRVLEYLDARGIDRIDYLVTTHGHADHVGGHAAIIDHYETEEEGVGAVYDPGLAASTQTYEEYLDAVEEHDVTLYETRAGDRIPMESVNVSVLGPPEPYHESGDRNENSLTLRLRYGETGFLFTGDAEATHEEYLVERYGDDIGATAFKVGHHGSATSNTGAFLDAVGPEVAVVSSAYDSEYGHPHNETLTRLAERDVDAYWTATHGDVLLESDGETVTAWTQAEAPTDPRSLYEGDPIAPDASGSLERRATYEADVGSEVDTPVATDGGTPTATVTEAGDGDLAVAEVHADAAGDDRENLNDEYVVFENVGDASLDLSGWEVADDAGHTYAFPDGVTIDPDDSVTLHTGSGSDTETDRYWGQGSPVWNNNGDTVIVTDADGDRVLTEAYS
- a CDS encoding DUF3006 domain-containing protein; protein product: MTEIPDDRYDAVVDRIEDGLATMELNGDEGRYELVVDEASLPEDGQHEGAVYEIVVEADRLVDAWYDEATTQERRADAQDRFDRLSERPPGDGE
- a CDS encoding tyrosine-type recombinase/integrase, whose amino-acid sequence is MSKDNSRTQMKPERAVNRYLTEKKPEWADSSYYNNSSTLNRFLEFCEEDGLDNICEIDGFHISDFKQYRRESGINEVTLYNNLSSLRAFLSWCSSMGLVESWIVDDMVLNEPDDKVRSEMLDADRADHILDYLDNFEYATLRHALFALLWDTGMRLGAARAVDVEDYNSTDQYIEVAHRPDKGTPLKNKHDGQREINLHSWACEILDDYLQMHHEDVTDDYGRTPLFSSRHGRMVRSNLRMHIRRLTRPCHYTGECPHRRDLDECEANQDYRAASKCPGSVSPHPIRRGAITHWLNEGHRKELISERMNVSVNTLDEHYDARTESEKRNLRREMFKMD
- a CDS encoding DUF7553 family protein, yielding MNRHFEDARYYLKRAGEMALKGVRDELEPVEQRARELTGREEEPEPTRAEKARTDVDRVRAKVEREVEDAVTTARERLASR
- a CDS encoding NADH-quinone oxidoreductase subunit N; the encoded protein is MVQLPTWAALGPSLVLGLTALVLFVVDSIDPDSENVGLLAGIAGLGTFTAAGTSVWYLISGTGLPTEQGGRGVVDLFAGQLIVDQMALFVGFIVASVAFLVVLASYDYLEGLAYQAEFYSLVMLAATGMTLLGASNSLATAFISLELASLPSFALVAFLKHNKGSVEAGLKYFLVGALSSGIMAYGISLVYAATGSLQFGAVAEALGDAPASVLGVGIMMLIGGVAYKTSSVPFHYWAPEAYEGAPAPISAFLSSASKAAAFVLGFRVFVTAFPIGTVAGTIDWVLVFQVLAVATMTLGNFAAATQERVKRMLAYSSIGHAGYVLIGLAALTSGADHSSVLGAGMAHLLVYGFMNTGAFLFIALAEYWDVGRTFEDYNGLGSEAPLACAAMTVFLFSLAGLPIGGGFWSKFYLLMATVNSGTWILGAALIVNSALSLFYYSRVVKAMWIEDPVDGGFDIDHYPVGLYTAIVSAAVITFGLLFGFGGVSAVAESAAGLLV
- a CDS encoding complex I subunit 4 family protein, encoding MWIAALLAVTFLGACVTFLAPDRYAGKVATAISAVPAVGSLYMYWVYLTQYETTGNALLGGDAAFAQTVEWFEIAGFSVQYSVGLDGVSMPLLTLTAVLTTLALISSWTPIDDRQSQFYGLMLLMETSLIGVFAALDFLLWFVFWEGVLIPMYFLIGVWGGPRRKYAAIKFFVYTNVASLIMFVGFFALLFGLGDSISSLGLAEITAALTGGELSALAGIEPATLKVLAFVAMFFGFAVKVPVFPLHTWLPDAHVEAPTPVSVMLAGVLLKMGTYALLRFNFTMLGDVARGELVAWMPYAIAAIGVLSVIYGAMLALAQRDLKRIVAYSSISSMGYVILGLVAFTPHGMGGATFQMISHGLISGLMFMAVGVIYNTTHTRMVGDMSGLADRMPWTVGIFVSAAFGYMGLPLMSGFAAEYLVFVGSFGAPTLGTAAPLFTAAAMFGIVIVAGYLLWAMQRSIFGPFRLETDYDVGPAPLHDVAPLAVLLLLVIALGVAPDLSYRMIQHAVNPILEVGGGV
- the nuoL gene encoding NADH-quinone oxidoreductase subunit L, giving the protein MSAFDYAPAIALLPFASFLVALFLGNRMPKRGALAGIAATGGSLLLSAWVALTVAGGQTYNETLFTWVTGIDSLTLNLGILIDPLTALMLLIVSLISLLVHVFSLGYMNDEGETGLPRYYAGLGLFTFSMLNFVYASNILMAFMFFELVGLCSFLLIGFHFREEAPPSAAKKAFLVTRFGDYFFLVGVAGIFATFGTGAFAGDGSFPVLAEHALVDGETEALNLFGFDPQTWFTILGLLVLGGVIGKSAQFPLHTWLPDAMEGPTPVSALIHAATMVAAGVYLVARMYGFYALSPTTLAIIALVGGFTALFAATMGVVKQELKQVLAYSTISQYGYMMLALGTGGYVAAVFHLTTHAVFKALLFLGAGSVIIAMHHEENMWEMGGLKERMPVTYWTFLSGSLALAGIVPFAGFWSKDEVLYEALNHGIGTEGGLGTVMLAAYAMGLLSVLFTAFYTFRMVFLTFHGEPRTETARSPHGVRWNVKGPLSVLGILAATVGFINMVPVQELTGIHLEFLHDWLLGPEEGGWPAEFVTGAHHYEVLLEEVAGVHPAGLSALVPGAISLALALVGVGLAWSLYNVDRPVEHTDKLGSIKTVLMHNYYQDEYQVWLATGVTYPLARAADKFDQGVVDGVVNGISSVSLFSGGRVRRIQSGVVTNYALLVTTGLVVLLVAFGVLGGWF
- the nuoK gene encoding NADH-quinone oxidoreductase subunit NuoK → MIPSQYYLLLSAAVFCIGVFGVLTRRNALIFLMSVELILNAANINLVAFSLQYGNLTGQVFALFVMALAAAEVAVGLGIILVLYRNFADVDVTEAATMRW
- a CDS encoding proton-conducting membrane transporter encodes the protein MSRPQLGTESTLLPGLAAVALFVVMAAAFLNASFPEPTGFGADAAIVRSIGAALFDIDPAAVTGDGAAVASEGFLAAFLLIAVLLDAALDGSVMLAKRDDEGGDGQ
- a CDS encoding NADH-quinone oxidoreductase subunit J, with the protein product MGLYETIAFALFAIVTVASSLGVVLVRDVWHSALLLGVALLSVAVHYVMLRAEFVAAMQVLVYVGGVLILVTFAVMLTRKDESVLEVAT